The Pelodiscus sinensis isolate JC-2024 chromosome 6, ASM4963464v1, whole genome shotgun sequence sequence CTTGCATCTAGCCACCGAATGACCTAAAATTGACATGCGGAATGTCATtacaaaaatcttttaaaaaaatcataatcaTGTTAAAATCTGTTCCCTTTCTGGTTCTTGAGACTAACAACTTTGAACTGTAAAACTTtttgagaaggggcagggagaggaggaataGGGCAGTGTAGAAAACATTTTATAATCACAAGCAGTAAGGTTTATCCTTTCAAAGGCCAAACCTTATCCTTTCAAATAATGTTGGTTTCATGATAGTTATGGTTTTCTTGGTGTTTCTGTGCTGAATCTTTTAGCTTGAGACAAGGCAGCACAGTCCAAAGAACCTTCGCTTTCGCCTTCTCACTAATGGATAAGGAGTCAGGTTAAGGAGGCTGCTATCATCTATAATGAAAGAAGTACAAAGTTTAACACAATTAGGCATATCAAAAAGAAAACACTTGCTTATTTGTATACTAGTAGCACCTGGGAGCCTCAGTAGAGGACCAGGGccacattgtgctaggcactatacaaactCAGGGTACATTAGATGGTCTTTTCCCCAaacagcttacaatctaaatgcTTCTAAGTACAGTCCTGTTTGTAAAAAGCATATCTAATACCGCTTAGTTGTAACTGTCCTACATCAGCTGTATTCcaataatgtattttgttttatatattcTGAGTCTTAAAGCACTAATTATAGAGCTATGGCTATCGCTCCATAATAACATATACAGTGTTTTAGAACATCAGTTATGAAAAAAGGTAGAGGAAGAGAGACAGAAGACCCAGGTGGCACAATGGTTCAATCACTTGAGAAGACTTATTCTTTCATCTGTGGAGACAGGGATCAGATTTCGTTGCataaagttaggctcctaaatccgtATTTAGAAATCTAAATAAAAGCTATTCAAAGTCAAGATCTTAACTTTAGGGAACATTCTTTGATAGTCCAATCTCTTCTGTGATAAGATAAAAGACCTACTTCCCTGTCCACCCTGGGATTTTTATAGTATCTGTTTGTAAAAATAACATTgttccacagctccaggaaagCATGAATAATAAAATGCTTGctaactatgaaaagggatttaAGAAACCCTCAGGACAGACCTTGACCAGACTGATACAGAGTAAAGTCCTGATCCACACAAGACTTAAGTGTCCATTTCAGTTGCCTAAGTCCAAAATTTAGAAGTCACCGAGATTTTCAAAACTCCCACCAGGCTGGTGCTGCTTAAACATAGAGGCACCTAATGTCACTCAGTGCCTAAGTTAAAAATGCCCTGTGTTTCTACTGGGCACTatccaattacagagagagtctgcagaattggaattcatctacaaatttgacactgttaccctgggcttgaataaagacattaattgATTGATTGGTGCATTTATCAGAGATCTTTAGGCCATCTCTGTGGAGTGTAAGCTCCTCTGTgataagctggggggggggaaggagagggggcggAAAACTTCAGGAGCAGACCATATTTGCATAGATATGCCTGCTCTGTCaaagtgatcaattttggctggtTTGGGGATACAAATCACTCCAGGATTTGAATGCATGAGTAAGGAAGTGTGTTCTCCTTACTGTATATATGAGTAAAGGGCAGCAAAACTGTGCTTACCATGTGTTATGGAGGAGTGGGGAGCCACCGGCCCCTACCCCCCACACCCATTTGCAGCCAAATGTGACTTTCAGCTGGCAGGTAGTTTATttgttcacagggacacagcataaAACAGACTTATCAGcacaggagccaggagcagacagtacaatccatcttgggggaggggagcccagagccagagccctgcaggcaaccccacctcctcctttgtCCAGTTTCCAGGCCAAAAGGTTTCTTTgtgtagttgatggatttccactctgGTTGCACGCATCCCTCTCCACTTAGGCTCAGGTTACAAGAGAGCATGGGCCACTGTGTacatgctgggctgggcagcctccCTCTCAGTGAACGTTACACCCAAAATTCTCATCCCCAGCCAGGCACCGGTGCAgtgctcagggaaactgaggcacacacacacagagttacaacAGAGCAatacaggacagtaggaatcataTGCAACATGACAAGTGAACACAATCCCCACTTCGTCACACCATGGAACTCCCCTCTCCCTCATGTGAGAGGGTCATCCTGAGCTGAACCTCACTTGCTAAGCAGTGGGTAAGGATGTCACGTCCCCATCAAGATGAGCGGGTGGGAAATAGGTGTTTCtatgtggcagtgtggatgctgctgAGTCTCTTGTATTTAATGACAGAGCTGGTTGGTCTCAGAGCTGAGAGTCTTTGTTTCTGGCTGGTAATTCCTAGAGCTGATATTACTGCTGAACAGGTCTAGGGGTGAAGACTTACACATTATGTGGGGACAGGGAAAGGCAACACAGAGACTGCACTGGCTGTGAGGTTCTCCACTACCtgctgaaatcagtagagctgttTTAAGTGGCAGAATCTCAGAACATGAtgtgtgggagcagcagcagtggccagtggTGGTGGCAGAAAGAGCGCAACAACTCTGAGCCAGTTGCAGAGCTGCATCAGAGACACTGCTTGATGTTCCTTTTCCCCCAGAGGTAGTAGGTGAACCACCTGAACATACCTGAGCTCTGGATCTCTGCTAACCACGAACAGCCATTTGTGAGCAGGGTGAGGGGAGTGGCGTTCTAAGAGACGTTTGTTTGTTGGACTTTCACACAGCAAAGGGAGAAACTGAGGTAAAGGACACTGCCCAGCACACTGTCGGGTGGATGTTTGCCTATGGTCACATGCTTCTGAACtgtgtttgtggtattttcccaaattAAGACTGGGTCCCGTTTTCCTATGTAATGAAAAGTTTATTCGGTGCTTGCAACTAGGGAAGGAATGCCTTTGAGAGGTGCCCAACGGTGTTTAGTTTTCCCAGCTTGCTGGATGGAAATTTTGTGGTGGTAAGATAAATCCTTAGACACTGAGCCTGGCTCGACTCTCCCTGtctctctgatatagaggcagcggggggggggggggggggggggagcaggagccagtgctgctagcttaaaagctggttcccccagcactgtctctgcggtgccacctcttccccctgccgTGCTGCTGCTGCGCTGCTggtatcagaggctgcagcgcagggtggcagggggctccccgggagtggggtctgattgcactggctgccagccctgtccccagggactacagaacagttgactaactgctaagaattcatgcggttagtcAACTACTCTATTACCTGACAGCTAACATCCCTAGACAAATAATCAGTCCTCTTTATAGCAGCCCTTAACATATCTGAGACCGTGATCAggtccccccctcagtctttttcTCAAAACTAATCCTGcccagtttttttaacctttccttaaaggttttttttttttttttaactttttcacCCCATGTTTTattgttctcctctggactccctccagtttgttcacatttttcctaatgtgtaGATCCCAGATCGGTAAAGACACAGTGAAGTCCTAGGcctattgatgtcagtgggagctctGTCATTGATGTCAGTGGATCAGAACTCATTCAgaatatttttataatatttagAAAACAATGTAGATTTTTCTGATAATAACACTTAAATATCTTAATTTACATTACATAGGGAAAAAGCAAAACTCACCTTGATTTTTCAATGGTAAAGGCATAGTCTCCCTGAGTTTGCTTAAAAGGTTTTTCATTTCTCTCATGTCTCTGTGGAAATTAAAAGTAAAACAGAAACTATTTTCTGCATTTGAGAGCATGTAGGAATAGTACAATACACTGAAATAAActcaaaatgggaataatgagcGCTTCTGGATTTATCCAATGGACAAGTAGTTGGTTCCAATATAAAAGCCAATCCAATTCTTTAAATCTAAAGACATATTTCTCTTATAACAAAAATAATGAACTGTAGGGGTTGATGTGACTGTAATTGGTAGCTTTCTGGTTCAAATTTGGTCCAGAATGATGAAATAATTACTACTTCCTGGATGTTGAATGGTCTTTATAAAATAAGTTGGTGGGCTCAATCCAGTTCCTAGTGGAGAGATGCACCAGACACAGCACAACTGGTACCAGAACCTGTGTTGGCTGCATTACCCTTATGTCTCTAGAGAGCAAATACTTCAGTCTTGTGTATACTACAAACAAGATCAAACCTCCAGAGGTTAATCATCTagtatttgatttagtgggtctagtgtagacccccaaattgaaCACTGAAAGCAGACCCCGCCAATGTTGTGTACTTGtatgtgaggagtaagggaaaccaacagGAGCATGTGCTCCAGTCGgcctcccgcagtgtagacaccttAAACCAAGCCGTGGcagtaagccaaatccagctatgcattttgtgtagctgaatGGCAtgccttaagctgacctgcctagtctattgtagacctggccttagactgtaagttctttgggaTAGTGACTGCATTTTGTATCTTGGACAGTACCAAGCACAAAGGCAGTGTTGTTCTAGTCCTGCACTTCCGTGTGGAGGCTCAGAATGCATTAAAGTGTTTTTGCTTTGAAAGACAGTGTGCTCTTGCCTTATTCATTTGGATACCCTTGATGCTACAATATGGTCCCTAAACAGAGCAATGACTGCCTTTCCTTTcagttttagggtatgtctagactacatggagccatgtagatgagtttactagacatagcaaaatgaagcggcgatttaaataatcgctgcttcatttacatcaaaatggctaccGCACTgggctgacgatcagctgattggcacagcagggcagtctagacgctccacggtcgacaagggaagccttgttgACTGCTgtataaacctcgtttcacgagacataccggagcggttgacaaagtcttcctttgtcgaccacggagcgtctagactgccccactgtgccgatcagctgatcgtcggcacagtgtggtggccattttgatgtaaatgaagtggcgattatttaaatcgccgcttcattttgctatttctagtaaactcatctacatggctccgtcaacggacctatgtagtctagacatactcttattcAGCTCCTCTTTTGATAGGACAGAATTTGGTTATTTGGTTATCAAAGTAAATTAGCCCTCATGCTCTTAgtggtaacacacacaaaacctTAGATAGAGATCAGTTTGAGTAAGATCAGAACCCATCTGGGTtctcttacttaaaaaaaaaaaaaaaggccatagAAGCTTCAATTTGCACATAGAAAGCCAGAGAATGAAAGGAGCTAATTTggtatacatttatttatttccacACATTCATAATTATTGGCAGGCACATTAGATGTCTAACTGCCTGACTTACAAGTGCCAAAATGGAGACCAGGTAATTTGGGATACATAAGCAGAGGCCTGGTTAAGAGTGAAAATCAGCTTTATTATCTCTGCTCTACAAGTAAGTTCATTTATCTTTGTGCTTTCTTCTCCTTTGTACTCTCACTGTGGCATCCAATGGTACTCAGCTAAATCAAATATTTAACATCACTGTACCCCGCTGATTTAGAAGTTAATGTTGTGTACATTAAGTTCTGAAGAAATGTACTGATACAAGTAGCAGTGTTGATTGTCTATAGGGGAAAGGCTGAACAAAGCATTGAAACTAAATTCCCGTATTTAAGAACAAAAGCTACACATACCTTTCAGTGTTTTCAATATCGGTGGAAACCTGCCATGAATGCTGTTGAATATCTACTGGTGAAGATGATGTGTCTTCTAAAATAGGTACTTCTGAATTCTCCTCCATTTTACTGTCTATGATCTTGGGTGTCGCACAAGGctcttttcctttaaaatgttaagacaaaacaaaacatctCAGTTATTAAACGGAGCATATGCAAAAACTGGAATGTGCTGTTTTGGACTTGATGAAGTACAGTACATGTGCCGAGAGTTCTAAACACAAACTCAATGTGAAAAGAAAGCAGGATGTGGAGTGGAGGGCAACTTGTCCAGCTGCTAATGAGAGCTCTGCTGCTGGGCCACGGGATTACTTGTGCCGCCTAGCAGCAGCGGGAGTGAGGTCAAAGAGGTGAATATCCAGCTAAACATTTTGCTCAATTACATGTAAAATCTGTGCCAAGGGCCGAAGGTCAACATGGAACAAAAGATGAACTGCAGTACATCTACTGAAAACACCTTCAAAACTCTAACATCAATGGACAGCACAATACATGTATTCTAGTTAGTAATATTATGTTACACTGAAAAAGTAGGTCAAAATGAGCATTTTTCTACTTGACAAGTTTTAATAGAATTGCACGCCTGCCAACATTCACAACCCAAAATGAAACAGGTTCCAAATCTGCACCAAATTTGTGATTCATACTcactacaaataaataaaaggtgTTAGAGCAGAGTGGTTGAGGGCTGGTAGCCAGGGTCTAAAGGGCAATTAGGTGCAAGAGAAGGTGACGTTGCAAAGGAGTTAGAGTTGATGGAATTAGCTGGTGCCCTAACAAGGTTCTAGTCCACAGTCCTTTGGCAATCTCTCTGTGGTACTAGTTCAGCCCTCGCTCCCCCTTTTCTGTCAGTTTACTCTGGCTTTAATAGCTGCCCGGCCGTCCTTTTGTTAACCAGTTTACAATTGTTTCTGCCTCCATAGCAGTCCATTTTGTAGTCCGATACCACAAGCATCTCCAACagttctgccctgctgctggcgggTGGGGGGTAGGAGGACCCGGACCCACCATCGCtcacgggtcccagcccagggccctaaaggcaagTGCAGGTAAGGACCTTTCTGGCTGGTGGGGCTCCTGCTGCAATGCACCAGCCCACAGGCCGTCTGTAGGCAAGCCCCgtcctgggcttcttcctaccccCAGGGACCTCGGACTTTGGCCCCTTGTGCTCCCCTAGCTCCGACGCTCACCATCCACGTGCCTTAACTACAGGTTTTGGGACAAAGCTGGCACTTCCTCCCCTGCTTCGattctgctccccttcccctgtcTCCCTCTAATGTTCCTCACTGCCTCCTCCGTCCTGTCTCTTACGGCCAcagcccttttgaattccccacTCTAGTTCTACCCTGCTAACCCCTCCCCTGATGTACACTCCATCTTGACGTCACCcgacctgccccctcctgccccggatGCACGGCCCGGTGGGCAGCTGACATCTCCTGGCTCAGCGTTCCCCCAACGGCGGAATGGCCCCACTGTGCCGCCATGCAAGAACAGGCAGCACAGACAGGCATCCGCCCCTTGCGCGTCCCGTAAAATGCCGGGGTCGGTGATGACGCGTGAAGGACAGATCAGTCCTCCCCTCTCTTTCAGAGGTggagggggagtgccggctcctcgcAGAACCCCTACTTTTGCTTCGCAGAACCccacggtggggtggggcggTTCACGGCCAGCGGGTGGGGTTTGCAGCCTCTGTCATGgcgcacatcaccgccccgccctccttcgcctcctgccgtggcgctcggctgacttcagcgccactcagctgggctgccacgggggagcaagcagctgtttgggctgccccgcagcggcctggctgagcggtgcagaagtcagccgagcgccacagtgggaggtgaaggggggcggggcggtgacatacacggccaggccctgccctctggccatgtacgtcaccgccccgccaccttcccctcccaccgtggcgcttggctgacttctatgctgctcagctgggccgctgcgaGGGAGCAAATggcgcaagtggccatttgggctctccaCGGAGCACGGgccgcctagagggaacagccagcatttcaggcaacagcgccacccagagggaacagccagcatttctgcgttagagtcacagacattgggctactattcTTAGTGATGGAGGTGATGGAATGTTTGTATTATTTGCTCCATAACATTCCATCTAGTCCTCACGCAGAACCTATGAGGGGATAAATTTATGAATAAAATGTCTCAGAAGCTTATTCTAGAAATTTTGATTGCCTTGCCTGATGCTTACAATTTGCCAGTCTTCTAGGGAATAGGGAGGAGAGGGctccagagaggggagggaagagcacaACAAGACAAGTTAAAGCAAAAAACACATAACATGTATATTAccactattattattactacttatTACCATGCACGGTAGGCCATAATATAATAGCAACAATTATCTAACgctataaacaaaacaaaaccagtaGAACATTTcagtcaggggtggggaagacACATCACCTAAGCAAAAAGCTCCATCAGTATCCATtgtttaaattatttgaaacagGCACCCTATTATTCCCATACTACAAATTAGTATCTACATTATAAGGCAATAcataggggctgcgtctagactagcatgattttgcagaaatacttttaacagaaaaatttgttcattaaaagtatttccgcaaaagagcatctagattggcacagatgcttttgcgcaaaaagtgcttttgtgcaaaagcatccgtgccaaatatagacgctcttttgcacaagaaagctccgatggccattttagccatcaggctttcttgcgcaaaaaattaaggtgtctgtctacactggccctcttgtgcaagtattcttgtgcaagagggcttatccctgagcaggagtgtcaaagtatttacgcaagaaccactgaattcttacattagaacgtcaatgctcttgcgcaaattcaagcagccagtgtagacagctggcaagtttttgcacaaaagcagctgctttcgcgcaaaatcttgccagtctagattcacccaggggctatgtctagattgcatccctttttcgtaaaaggaatgcaaattagacgtatcgcaattgctaatgaagcggggatttaaatctcccctgcttcattagcataaaaatggctgccacttttttttcggcacggagctttgccggaaaaaagcgccagtctagatgcggatctttcggaaaataaagccttttccgaaagatcccttatcccttattttaagagggataagggatctttcggaaaaggctttattttccgaaagatccgcatctagactggtgcttttttccggcaaagctctgagctgaaaaaaagtggcagccatttttatgctaatgaagcgggggagatttaaatccccgcttcattagcaattgcgatacgtctaatttgcatcccttttatggaaaagggatgcagtctagatgtagccagggagtACACATTTCACAATGTAATATGTCAAGGATATGCCTGTGTATTATCCCCTAATTTGGTTCAGGAAACAGAAAAGATTACAAACACCAGAGAACTGGTAATGGAGCTTGCTGCATTTACTAAATGAGACATTGTATGTAGTGAAGATTACTTTCTCATACCCACATAACCTCCTCCCACTTTTTGTTTACAACCAATCAGTTTCCCTTCCCTATATTAAATAAGCATAGTGAACAGGGGAGAAAACTATTCCCACAACCTGTAAATCACTGCACCATAAATTACAACAAATAATCCAactcttttcttttaattttattctttatgttCATGTACATGGAGTTGAGTTTATAGAAGCTTGGGGAAGGGGCAACAAGGGAAAAGAGACTAGGGAGGTGGATGGAGGAAATGAAGCAGGGCAAGTTAGAAgactgggggaagaaggggtggagcaagcAGGAGGAGGGTGAGAGAGAGGGTAATGGGGAGGCCAGAAATCACTGTACGTATACTTCAGCAACCTACATTGGTCTCATCTGCTCTGTTATTCCatagggggggggagggcacaacTATTTGCTCAGTCCTGTGCAACTTTCCATGACATCTTGCAGGGGGGAGAACTGTCTCTAAGACTTCTACTCCAAGCTGCTAGGCTTTGAGGGCCTCGAGCAGTAGGGTATGGTGATCTAGCAGGATCTCCCATGGGCACTAATTTTAGAAAGTGGCATTAGAACCCCCTTATTTCTACAGAGCAAGCAAAAGTGAACCATCCCCGAGTGATCTCGTTGA is a genomic window containing:
- the RGS7BP gene encoding regulator of G-protein signaling 7-binding protein isoform X2, which codes for MYTTEMLKSICLLGSLQFHRKGKEPCATPKIIDSKMEENSEVPILEDTSSSPVDIQQHSWQVSTDIENTERDMREMKNLLSKLRETMPLPLKNQDDSSLLNLTPYPLVRRRKRRFFGLCCLVSS